GCCCGTGGGGCTTTTCTATTTGAGTCTATAGCATGTAAAATTACATTATCTTGATGAGTGGAACTGAGATAGTGAAAACAACACAGATCAACCAAAAAGTTGAAGCCGAACATGGGGTTGTTTGCAGTCTGGCGAATGATTATTTCGGCTATTTTGGTTGGCCGACTGTGGCTCGGATGGATGACGGGACGCTTATTGCTACCGCTTCAGGCTTTCGTCACGCCCATGTTTGCCCGTATGGCCGAAGTGTGATCAGCATGAGCTATGACGAAGGCCGCACTTGGACCCACCCACGGGTAATTAATGACTCCCCGCTCGATGACCGCGACACGGGTGTGATTTCGCTGGGCGGCAAGAAACTGATGATTAACTGGTTCTCAAGCACGTTCTACCACGACTACACCCAACAGCCCGAGTTCATTCGATACCCTTACGATTGGGATAAGCAGTTCGAATGGTCTTGGATACGCA
This bacterium DNA region includes the following protein-coding sequences:
- a CDS encoding sialidase family protein, translating into MKTTQINQKVEAEHGVVCSLANDYFGYFGWPTVARMDDGTLIATASGFRHAHVCPYGRSVISMSYDEGRTWTHPRVINDSPLDDRDTGVISLGGKKLMINWFSSTFYHDYTQQPEFIRYPYDWDKQFEWSWIR